In one Capricornis sumatraensis isolate serow.1 chromosome 1, serow.2, whole genome shotgun sequence genomic region, the following are encoded:
- the TMSB10 gene encoding thymosin beta-10: MADKPDMGEINSFDKAKLKKTETQEKNTLPTKETIEQEKQAK; this comes from the exons ATGGCAGACAAGCCCGACATGGGGGAAATCAACAGCTTCGATAAGGCCAAGCTGAAGAAGACTGAGACGCAGGAGAAGAACACCCTGCCGACCAAAGAGA CCATTGAGCAGGAGAAGCAAGCAAAGTGA